From the Cyanobium sp. M30B3 genome, the window GCGCTGCACCGCCCCGCGACCCTGGTGGGGGTCGAGCAGGGCGTGGTCGATCAATGGGGCCAGGTCGGGCTGCTCTGCAGGCATGGGGTTCGGCCGTCAGGCCGGCTTGGCCTGGATCACCCCGAAACCGCCGTGGTTGCGGTGATACACCACCTGCAGCTCGCCGCTGTCGGCGTCGCGGAACAGGAAGAAGTCGTGGTCGACCATCTCCAGCTGGTGCACCGCCTCATCGAGGCTCATCGGCGGCATGTCGAAATATTTGCGCCGCACGCCGCGGCTGGGCAGTTCGGCCTCCTTGCCGTCGGTGAGGCTGGCTCCGGGCGGGGGCAGGGTGGCGGCACCGGCCTCCTCGTCACGGGCGGAGCGGTGCACCGGCCCGTGGTGGCGCTCGTGCAGGCGCTCCTTGTAGCGGTTGAGCTGGCGGGTGAGCTTGTTGGCCACCAGATCGATGCTGGCGTAGAGGTTGTCGCTGCGCTCCTGGGCGCGGATCACCGTGCCGTTGGCGAACATCGTGACTTCGGCAATCTGCTGGGGCACGCGCGGGTTGCGGGCCACCGACAGGTGCACGTCGGCCTCCTTGACCATGCCCTCAAAGTGGTTGATGGCACGGGTGAGCTTGGTTTCGGTGTAGTCCCGGATGGCGGGCGTTACTTCAAGATTGCGGCCATGAATCAGCAGTTTCATCGGGTGGGAGCAGCCTCCGTTGCTCTCTGCACCCACGCTAGGTAGGCCCCCCCATGGCACACCGGCTCGACGCAATCCTTTTTGAATCCAGCGCGCCGGTGGGCTTCGAGCAGGGCTGGCGGGCCCAGCGGGCGTTGCAGCACCGGCTGCTGGTCGATCCCGAGGGCCCCGACGCCCTGCTGCTGCTGGAGCACGAGCCCTGCTACACCCTGGGCCGCGGGGCCAGCACCGCCCACCTGCGCTTCCCGCCCCAGGCACCGCCGCTGCCCCTGCACCGCATCGACCGGGGCGGCGAGGTGACCCACCACGCCCCTGGCCAGCTGGTGCTCTACCCGGTGCTCAACCTGCGGCGCCACGGGGCCGATCTGCACCTCTACCTGCGTCAGCTGGAGCAGGTGGTGATCGACCTGCTGGCGGAGCTGGGGCTGGCGGGCGAGCGGATCGAGGGCCTCACCGGTGTGTGGCTGGAGGGGCGCAAACTGGCGGCGATCGGGGTGGGTGCCCGCCGCTGGATCAGCCAGCACGGCCTGGCCCTCAATGTGGACTGCGACCTGGCGGGCTTCGCGGCGATCGTGCCCTGCGGCATCGCCGAGCGGCCGGTGGGGCGGCTGTGCGACTGGCGGCCCCAGCTCACGGCCGCCCAGCTGCGCCAGCCCCTGTTGGCAGCTTTCGCCGAGCGGTTCCAGCTGCGGCTGCGCCCCCCCCACCCCCACGAGGCCCTGCAGGGGTGGTAACCCTTGGGCTGGATACGCCCGTGCTGATGGCCCTCGCCTCGATCATCTGGACGGCCAGCCGCCGCGACCGCCAGGCCCTGGCCCAGCGCCACGACTGGAGTGCGCTCACGGGGCTGGAGCAGCTCTGGCCGGAGCTGGCCCGCCTGCACGGCGATGCCCTGGCCCTGGAGGCGCCCCACGCGGCCGCGCCGGAGACCTTCAGCTACAGCCAGCTGCAGCAGGGGATCGAGCAGGTGGCGGCAGCCTTCGCAACCCTGGGGGTGGGCGCGGGCGCCGTGGTGGCCCTGTTCGCCGAGAACGGCCCCCGCTGGCTGCTCAGCGACCAGGGGCTGATGCGGGCCGGGGCGGCCGACGCGGTGCGGGGCAGCGCCGCCCCGCTGGAGGAGCTGCGCTACATCCTCCAGGACTCCGGCGCCATGGGCCTGGTGGTGGAGTCGGCGGCGCTGCTGGAGCGGCTCGAGCTCGCCGGCGAGCTGGCCGCGCCCCTGCGTTTCGTGGTGGTGCTGGAGGGGGAGGCGCCCGCGCTGGATGGGCTGCCGCCCTGCCTGGGCTGGGCCGACCTGCTGGGCCGCGGCGCGGAGGCCCTGGCGATGGGGCGGCCGGCGCCCACGCCCCCGGCGAGGAGCGGCGGCTGGCCACGATCCTCTACACCTCAGGCACCACGGGCCAGCCCAAGGGGGTGCCACTCAGCCACGCCAACCTGCTGCACCAGCTGCGCCACTTCGGGGTGGCGGTGGCGCCCCGCCCCGGCGACCGGGTGGTGAGCGTGCTGCCGATCTGGCACTCCTATGAACGCAGCGCCGAATACTTCCTGCTCTCCTGCGGCTGCCGGCAGACCTACACCACCCTCAAGCAGCTGCGCGCCGACCTGCAGCGGGTGCGGCCCCACTACCTGATCAGCGTGCCGCGGCTGTGGGAGGCGCTGCTGTCGGGCTTCGAGGCGGCCCTGGCGGAGATGCCGGCGGCGCGGCAGCGGCTGCTGCGGGGGCGCTGGCCAACAGCCGGGCCTACGCCGGGGCCCGCCGCCAGGCCCTCGACCTCACCCTGGCGCCTGAGCCGGCCGGGGCACGGCTGCTGGCGGCCGGCCGCGCTGCCCTGCGCTGGCCGCTGCACGCCCTGGCGGCACGGTTGTTCTGGCCCAAGGTGCGCCAGCAGCTGGTGGGCGGCCGTCTGCGCACGGCGATCAGCGGCGGCGGTGCCCTGGCCCTGCACGTGGATGGCTTCTTCGAGGCGATCGGCATCGACCTGCTGGTGGGCTATGGCCTCACCGAGACCAGTCCGGTGCTCACCTGCCGGCGCGGCTGGTGCAACCGCCGCGGCAGCGCCGGCCAGCCCCTGCCCGGCACCGCCATTCAGATCGTGGATCCGGACACCCGCCGGCCGCTGGCCATCGGCGAGCGGGGCCTGGTGCTGGCCCGCGGGCCCCAGGTGATGGCCGGCTACTGGCGCAAGCCGGAGGCCAGCGCCAGGGTGCTGGATGGCGAGGGCTGGTTCGACACCGGCGACCTGGGCCTGCTGCTGGCCGATGGCACGCTGCTGCTCACCGGCCGCGCCAAGGACACCATCGTGCTCAGCAGCGGCGAGAACATCGAGCCGGCGCCGCTGGAGGAGGCGCTGCTGGCCAGCGACTGGATCGAGCAGGTGATGCTGGTGGGGCAGGACCGCAAGCAGCTGGGGGCGCTGATCGTGCCCTGGCCCGAGCCCCTGGCGGCCTTCGCGGCGGCGGCGGGGCTGCCAGGGGAGGTGGATGGGGCCTTGTTGCGGGCCCTCAGCCGCGACTGCAACCGGCTGCTGGCCTCCCGGCCCGGCGCCCGCCCCGACGAGCGGCTGGCCGGGGTGGCCCTGGTGGAGCCCTTCACCCTGGAGAACGGCCTGCTCACCCAGACCCTCAAACAGCGCCGCGACCGCATCGCCGCCCGTGACGCGGCGGCGATCGAGGCCATCTACGGCTGACCTGGAGGGTTGGCGGCATCGGGACGAGGGCTGGCTTGAGCTGACTTGACTTGACTTGACTTGACTTGACTTGACTTGACTTGACTTGACTTGACTTGACTTGACTTGACTTGACTTGACTTGACTTGACTTGACTTGACTTGGCTTGGCTTGGCTTGGCTTGGCTTGACTTGGCCTGGTCTGGTCTGGTCTGGCTTGGTCTGGCTTGGTCTGGCCCGGCTTGGTCTGGTCTGGTCTGGCCTGTCGCCGGGTTGGTTGGTTTGCTGTTGAAGGAGCTGGTCTGGTCTGGTCAAGCTCCTAGTAACGTGAAAGGCCTGGCCTGCTGTTGGAGATCAGCGCTTGGCCGGAACGGCTCTGTGCAGTGGTTGTGTTCAGCTGCAGCGTTTCGTTTAGTGGTTGGGTTCAGTGGTTGAGCTCGGCTGGGTTTGGGGCAGGCCATCCGGGTGAGGGTTGTTGGTCCCGGACCCGTGCTCCAGCTCCTCGGCCAGCTCGGCGAAGAAGGCCCGGTACTGGCGGGGGCCGCCGGGGAAGAGGGCGTCGAGGCGCAGGGGATCGTGGGGGTCGCTGAGGCCGGCCAGGGAACCGCCTTTGAAGGAGGGGCGGCTCACCTCGCCGCTGCTGCTGTCGACCAGCACCACCCGGTTGGGGCGGTCGAAGGCCTGGCCCAGCTGCTGCAGCAGGGTGAGGAAGCCGCGGTCGCTGCCGCCCCGCTGCCAGCTGCCCGGTTCGGGGCCGGGGCGGGAGGTGATCGTGTCGGCCACGCCCACCAGCCGCGGCATCAGCGCGGCGGGGATGCGGCTGCGGGCCAGCTCCAGCAGGGCGCTGAGCTGGCGGGGGGCGCTGCGCACGTGGAAGCCGGCGCCGAGCGGATGCACGCCGTGGTGGCGGGCGATGTGCTCGTTGATCAGCACCAGCAGGCCCGCCTCCTTGATGGCGCCGCGCAGCATGAACTGCACGTCGGTGGTGCCCAGGCCGTCGGCGCTGGCCCACACGGGCTGCTCGCGGCCCTCGGCGTCCACCAGGTTGGGGGCGATGTGCAGGAAGAAGCTGTCGGCCAGGCCGGCCCGCTCGGCCTCCACCAGCAGCGCCTCCATCTGCTCCAGCAGGTTTTCCTGCAGGGCCACCGCCAGGCCTGGGTCTGGGTGGAGTCCCGCAGCGGCGTCGGCGATCCAGTTGAACAGGCCGTTGAGGTTCACCGTGGGCGAGAGGGGGTTGTCGAGCACGGCCAGGCGCAGCTGGCGCTCCAGCTCCGGGCCGTGCAGATCCGGCAGCAGCTGGAGGAGCCAGGCGCGCAGCCCGGCGCCGAGCCGCTCGGGCAGGGCCTGGAGGAAGGCCCGTTCGGCCTCGCTCACCCCCGGTGTGGACACGCTGCCGTAGCGGTTCTGCAGCTGCACGCCGCCGGCCGCCAGCCCCGGCAGGTAGAGCCCCTCGCGGGCGGGGTCGTTCTGGCCTGCCAGCGCGTTCTCCACCAGGCGGTTCACGCCCCGGTAGCCGGCGTGTTCGCCGTTGGTGAGCACGCAGAAGCGGCCGTCCAGCCGGCGGGCATGGCGCACATAGGCGGGCTCCAGCCGCCGCTGCAGGGGGTCGTGCACCAGCTCCATGCACACGCCGTCGAGGTCCTGCACCAGCAGCAGGTCGCTCGGGTGGCCGCGGTGGTGGCGCAGGTCGGCCAGCAGCTCGGCGGGGCTCAGGGCGTCGGCGGCGAGCATCGGGGTGGGTCTGGGTGCTGGGACGGGAGCCTGGGCCATGCGGGCAGGCGCGGCTGGTTCCAGCCTGGCAGGGGGGGGCAGTTGACCAGGGGCGGACCGGCTGACACGCTGAGCGCTGATCCTCAGAACCCATGGCCGACGGCACCCTTCAGATCAAGCGCCAGATCACCGTGCGGGCCGTGGTGACGCCGCGCTGGAAGGAGGACGCCGAGCGCGAGCTGAGC encodes:
- the stpA gene encoding glucosylglycerol 3-phosphatase, translating into MLAADALSPAELLADLRHHRGHPSDLLLVQDLDGVCMELVHDPLQRRLEPAYVRHARRLDGRFCVLTNGEHAGYRGVNRLVENALAGQNDPAREGLYLPGLAAGGVQLQNRYGSVSTPGVSEAERAFLQALPERLGAGLRAWLLQLLPDLHGPELERQLRLAVLDNPLSPTVNLNGLFNWIADAAAGLHPDPGLAVALQENLLEQMEALLVEAERAGLADSFFLHIAPNLVDAEGREQPVWASADGLGTTDVQFMLRGAIKEAGLLVLINEHIARHHGVHPLGAGFHVRSAPRQLSALLELARSRIPAALMPRLVGVADTITSRPGPEPGSWQRGGSDRGFLTLLQQLGQAFDRPNRVVLVDSSSGEVSRPSFKGGSLAGLSDPHDPLRLDALFPGGPRQYRAFFAELAEELEHGSGTNNPHPDGLPQTQPSSTTEPNH
- the raiA gene encoding ribosome-associated translation inhibitor RaiA, whose product is MKLLIHGRNLEVTPAIRDYTETKLTRAINHFEGMVKEADVHLSVARNPRVPQQIAEVTMFANGTVIRAQERSDNLYASIDLVANKLTRQLNRYKERLHERHHGPVHRSARDEEAGAATLPPPGASLTDGKEAELPSRGVRRKYFDMPPMSLDEAVHQLEMVDHDFFLFRDADSGELQVVYHRNHGGFGVIQAKPA
- the lipB gene encoding lipoyl(octanoyl) transferase LipB; amino-acid sequence: MAHRLDAILFESSAPVGFEQGWRAQRALQHRLLVDPEGPDALLLLEHEPCYTLGRGASTAHLRFPPQAPPLPLHRIDRGGEVTHHAPGQLVLYPVLNLRRHGADLHLYLRQLEQVVIDLLAELGLAGERIEGLTGVWLEGRKLAAIGVGARRWISQHGLALNVDCDLAGFAAIVPCGIAERPVGRLCDWRPQLTAAQLRQPLLAAFAERFQLRLRPPHPHEALQGW